In a genomic window of Apteryx mantelli isolate bAptMan1 chromosome 2, bAptMan1.hap1, whole genome shotgun sequence:
- the GPT gene encoding alanine aminotransferase 1, with the protein MNPAVRRVEYAVRGPIVTRALELERELSQGVPKPFTEVIKANIGDAHAMGQKPITFLRQVSALCLCPELLSEPSIPGDAKERARRLLAACAGQSAGAYSASPGIELVRRDVARFIERRDGVPAKPDDIFLSTGASDAIVTILKLLVSGEGASRTGVMIPIPQYPLYSAAIAELSAVQVNYYLDEEHCWALDVGELRRALAEARRHCAPRVLCIINPGNPTGQVQSRQCIEDVIKFAFEEKLFLMADEVYQDNIYAEGSAFHSFKKVLFELGPPYADVVELASFHSISKGFMGECGFRSGYVEVVNMDPEVRQQLAKLVSVRLCPPVPGQIVLDAVVDPPQPGEPSYERFIAEKQAVLSALAHKARLTQEIFNQAPGIHCNPVQGAMYSFPRIELPPRAVQEAKAQGQAPDMFFCMKLLEETGICVVPGSGFGQREGTYHFRMTILPPTEKLQVLLQKLSQFHAKFTKEYS; encoded by the exons ATGAACCCGGCGGTGCGGCGGGTGGAGTACGCGGTGCGCGGCCCCATCGTCACCCGCGCCCTGGAGTTGGAACGGGAGCTGAGCCAG GGCGTCCCCAAGCCCTTCACGGAGGTGATTAAAGCGAACATCGGCGATGCCCACGCCATGGGGCAGAAGCCCATCACCTTCCTCCGCCAG GTGAGCGCCCTGTGCCTGTGCCCCGAGCTGCTGAGCGAGCCCTCCATCCCCGGCGACGCCAAGGAGCGAGCGCGGCGGCTGCTGGCGGCCTGCGCCGGGCAGAGCGCCG GTGCCTACAGCGCCAGCCCCGGCATCGAGCTGGTGCGCCGCGACGTGGCGCGCTTCATCGAGCGGCGCGACGGCGTGCCCGCCAAGCCCGACGACATCTTCCTCTCCACGGGGGCCAGCGACGCCATCGTG ACCATCCTGAAGCTGCTGGTGTCCGGGGAGGGCGCGTCGCGGACGGGCGTGATGATCCCCATCCCGCAGTACCCGCTCTACTCGGCCGCCATCGCCGAGCTCAGCGCCGTGCAGGTCAACTACTACCTGGACGAGGAGCACTGCTGGGCGCTGGACGTGGGCGagctgcggcgggcgctggcCGAGGCCCGCCGCCACTGCGCCCCCCGCGTCCTCTGCATCATCAACCCGGGCAACCCCACCG GGCAGGTGCAGAGCCGGCAGTGCATCGAGGACGTCATCAAGTTTGCGTTTGAGGAGAAGCTCTTCCTCATGGCCGACGAG GTCTACCAGGACAACATCTACGCCGAGGGCTCGGCTTTCCACTCCTTCAAGAAGGTGCTGTTTGAGCTCGGGCCACCATACGCAGACGTGGTGGAGCTGGCCTCCTTCCACTCCATCTCCAAGGGCTTCATGGGCGA GTGCGGGTTTCGGAGCGGCTACGTGGAGGTGGTGAACATGGACCCCGAGGTGCGGCAGCAGCTGGCCAAGCTGGTGTCGGTGCGCCTGTGCCCGCCCGTGCCTGGGCAGATCGTCCTGGACGCCGTGGTGGACCCGCCGCAGCCCGGCGAGCCCTCCTACGAGCGCTTCATCGCC GAGAAGCAGGCGGTGCTCAGCGCCCTGGCGCACAAGGCCCGGCTCACCCAGGAGATCTTCAACCAGGCGCCCGGCATCCACTGCAACCCCGTGCAGGGCGCCATGTACTCCTTCCCCAGGATCGAGCTGCCGCCCCGTGCCGTGCAGGAGGCCAAG GCACAGGGCCAGGCCCCGGACATGTTCTTCTGCATGAAGCTGCTGGAGGAGACGGGCATCTGCGTGGTGCCGGGCAGCGGGTTTGGGCAGCGGGAAGGCACCTACCATTTCCG GATGACCATCCTGCCACCCACGGAGAAgctccaggtgctgctgcagaagctCAGCCAGTTCCACGCCAAGTTCACCAAGGAGTACTCCTAA
- the LOC136991446 gene encoding LOW QUALITY PROTEIN: alanine aminotransferase 1-like (The sequence of the model RefSeq protein was modified relative to this genomic sequence to represent the inferred CDS: inserted 2 bases in 2 codons), protein MRGPATGPPQPGPLRPPRPGPTGDGHSLGGDALGDGVEGDELDHVGQRGDRLGELGIPWDAGAGAGQGQALRGGGVVPFGRPGRRRAPAPRPPPAGGCRLRLPELLGTAAVPAEAEQRARRLLRHLHGGSPGAYNLEYVTDTVARTVARFLERRDGGVPCDPGSIVPCGGTAAAVVDVVSLVVDAGGGAAGGRAAPGAGPPLXRAAAALAGAAAVPYLLAEERGWDVDVGEVRRALRRARERCDPKVLCVVNPGSPPGHVLSRQSMEAVIRLADEENLLLLADEVHQDSVAAPGRPFLSFKRVLCEMGAPLATTVQLVSFYSLSKGIAGEGGFRAGFFELVNIDPGVLKCFYTWGLSVYPPXLGQILLHTAMELPGPEEPCYASFAAVRAGGAERPGRKARLVQDLLARAPGIRCQPVQGGARAFPRVQLPPRAVREAQAQGVEPDFFFCQKLLRRRASCWRQGAHLGSRRAPTTLGCRCCRPPRRCGGRWAPWPSTTPPSCGTSRDAAPGSRADRTAQLKHRLIALGD, encoded by the exons atgcGGGGTCCTGCGACGGGGCCCCCACAGCCGGGACCCCTGCGCCCCCCTCGTCCAGGGCCAACAGGGGACGGGCACTCACTCGGCGGCGACGCTCTTGGAGATGGAGTAGAAGGAGACGAGCTGGACCATGTTGGCCAGCGGGGTGACCGTCTTGGGGAGCTGGGCATCCCATGGGATG CGGGAGCTGGCGCAG ggcaaggacaaGCCCTTCGCGGAGGTGGTGTGGTGCCATTCGGGAGacccggccgccgccgggcgccagCCCCTCGCCCTCCTCCGGCAG GTGGCTGCCGCCTGCGCCTACCCGAGCTGCTGGGCACCGCCGCCGTGCCCGCCGAGGCCGAGCAGcgcgcccgccgcctcctgcggCACCTGCACGGCGGCAGCCCAG GGGCTTACAACCTGGAGTACGTCACCGACACCGTCGCCCGCACGGTGGCCCGGTTCCTGGAGCGGCGCGACGGCGGCGTCCCCTGCGATCCCGGGAGCATCGTGCCCTGCGGCGGCACGGCAGCGGCCGTGGTG GACGTCGTGTCGCTGGTGGTGgacgcggggggcggcgcggcgggcggccgtgctgctcccggcgccgggccgccgc tacgggcggctgcggcgctggccggggccgcggccgttcCCTACCTGCTGGCCGAGGAGCGGGGCTGGGACGTGGACGTGGGCGAGGTGcggcgggcgctgcggcgggccCGGGAGCGCTGCGACCCCAAAGTGCTCTGCGTCGTCAACCCGGGGA GCCCCCCAGGCCACGTGCTGAGCCGGCAGAGCATGGAAGCCGTCATCCGGCTGGCGGACGAGGaaaacctgctgctgctggcggacGAG GTGCACCAGGACAGCgtggccgcccccggccgccccttcCTCTCCTTCAAGCGGGTGCTGTGCGAGATGGGCGCCCCGCTGGCCACCACCGTCCAGCTGGTCTCCTTCTACTCCCTGTCCAAGGGCATCGCCGGCGA ggGCGGTTTCCGAGCCGGTTTCTTCGAGCTGGTGAACATCGACCCCGGCGTCCTGAAGTGCTTCTACACGTGGGGGCTCTCCGTGTACCCCC TcctggggcagatcctgctgcacACGGCCATGGAGCTGCCGGGTCCCGAGGAGCCCTGCTACGCGTCCTTCGCCGCTGTAC gagcaggcgGCGCGGAGCGACCTGGCCGCAAGGCCCGCCTGGTGCAGGACCTGCTCGCCCGGGCGCCCGGCATCCGCTGCCAGCCCGTGCAGGGCGGCgcccgcgccttcccccgtgtcCAGctcccgccccgcgccgtgcgGGAGGCCCAG GCACAGGGTGTGGAGCCCGATTTCTTCTTCTGCCAGAAGCTGCTGAGGCGACGGGCATCGTGCTGGCGCCAGGGAGCACATTTGGGCAGCAGGAGGGCACCTACCACGTTGG GCTGTCGCTGCTGCCGCCCGCCGAGACGCTGCGGAGGGCGCTGGGCGCCGTGGCCGAGTACCACGCCGCCTTCGTGCGGGACTTCTCGTGacgcggcgccgggcagccggGCTGATCGCACGGCCCAATTAAAGCACCGCCTGATC gcACTTGGAGACTGA
- the LOC136991447 gene encoding uncharacterized protein: MALPWRLLLPLALSGALGRRGAAQGCIPPPAAYNAALGRPASQSSVFPNCSIAANAVDGNRDGAWPHGSCARTLEEPEPWWAVDLGARHAVAAVLVQNRRDCCWEQLQGAQVHVGDAGGERASSNPLCGTIADAGPGSLSAVCCHGLRGRYVSVLLPGRTAALALCEVEVLLQGCAPPPGAPNAARGRPAAQSSTLDGRSLAANAVDGDGDGDWERGSCSRTEQQPEPWWRVDLGRRRAVHAVTLANRRDCCWQSLVGAQVHVGDSPADGGKRNPLCGAVLDVGPGSASTVCCRGLPGRYVSVVIPGRVDALALCEVEVTARSCVPPPGGKDTGAGDAAFPATPRGNGSGEVPNSPLRGSGVTLGIAARGPAAPNLALRRPAAQSSTAPRAGAAANAVDGHRDGAWRQGSCSQTAREPEPWWTVDLGRRRAVAAVVVRNRLDCCWHRLKGARVHVGDSLAAHGTGNPVCGTITDTGPGSTSTVCCRGLRGRYVSIAVPGREERLSLCEVEVLEEGCAPLPGAPNAALGRPAAQSSVLDATSGAGNAVDGSRDGAWARGSCAHTLEEPEPWWRVDLGARRAVYAVLVQNRRDCCWEQLKGAEVRVGDSPDARGRRHGVCGIITDAGPGSLSAVCCHGLRGRYVSVLLPGRTAALALCEVEVLLQGCAPLPGAPNVARDQWATQSSTAASSGAAAKAVDGNRDGVWQRGSCSHTRRERQPWWAVDLGARHAVWAVLVQNRRDCCWERLRGARVHVGDAAGERASSNPVCGVITDAGPGSLSTVCCEGLQGRYVSVSIPGREEQLALCEVEVYGTSSGW, from the exons ATGGCCCTGCCCTGgcgcctgctgctgccgctggcGCTGAGCGGGGCGctcgggcggcgcggggccgcgcagggctgcaTCCCGCCGCCGGCAG CCTACAACGCGGCCCTGGGGCGCCCGGCATCCCAGTCCTCCGTCTTCCCCAACTGCAGCATCGCCGCCAACGCGGTGGACGGCAACCGCGACGGCGCCTGGCCGCACGGCTCCTGCGCCCGCACCCTGGAGGAGCCCGAGCCCTGGTGGGCCGTGGACCTGGGCGCCCGGCACGCCGTGGCCGCCGTGCTGGTGCAGAACCGCCGCGACTGCTGCTGGGAGCAGCTGCAGGGCGCCCAGGTGCACGTCGGCGACGCCGGGGGCGAGCGCGCCAGCAGCAACCCCCT CTGCGGCACCATCGCCGACGCCGGCCCCGGCTCGCTGAGCGCCGTGTGCTGCcacgggctgcggggccgctACGTCTCGGTGCTGCTGCCGGGGCGGACGGCCGCGCTGGCGCTGTGCGaggtggaggtgctgctgcagggctgcgccccgccgccgggag cccccaacgcggcgcggggccgcccggctgcCCAGTCGTCCACCCTGGACGGCCGCAGCCTGGCGGCCAACGCCGTGGACGGCGACGGCGACGGCGACTGGGAGCGGGGCTCCTGCTCGCGCACGGAGCAGCAGCCGGAGCCCTGGTGGCGGGTGGACCTGGGCCGCCGGCGCGCCGTGCACGCCGTCACCCTCGCCAACCGCCGCGACTGCTGCTGGCAGAGCCTGGTGGGCGCCCAGGTGCACGTGGGTGACTCGCCGGCCGACGGCGGCAAGCGCAACCCGCT CTGCGGCGCCGTCCTCGACgtcggccccggctccgccagcaccgtgtgctgccgggggctgccgggccgcTACGTCTCCGTCGTCATCCCCGGCCGCGTCGACGCGCTGGCGCTATGCGAAGTGGAGGTGACGGCGCGGAGCTGCGTCCCGCCGCCCGGCGGTAAGGACACCGGCGCCGGGGACGCCGCGTTTCCCGCAACTCCGCGGGGAAACGGGAGCGGGGAGGTCCCAAACTCGCCGCTCCGAGGCTCGGGGGTGACGCTCGGCATcgctgcccgcggccccgcagcccccaacCTGGCGCTGCGGCGCCCGGCGGCCCAGTCGTCCACggcgccccgggccggcgccgccgccaacGCCGTGGACGGCCACCGCGACGGCGCCTGGCGCCAGGGCTCCTGCTCGCAGACGGCGCGGGAGCCCGAGCCCTGGTGGACCGTGGACCTGGGCCGCCGGCGCGCCGTGGCCGCCGTGGTGGTGAGGAACCGCCTGGACTGCTGCTGGCACCGGCTCAAGGGCGCCCGGGTGCACGTCGGCGACTCGCTCGCCGCCCACGGCACCGGCAACCCCGT CTGCGGCACCATCACGGACACCGGCCCCGGCTCCACCAGCACCGTGtgctgccgggggctgcggggccgctaCGTCTCCATCGCCGTGCCGGGGCGCGAGGAGCGGCTGAGCCTCTGCGAGGTCGAGGTGCTGGAGGAGGGCtgcgccccgctgcccggcg cccccaacGCGGCGCTGGGCCGCCCGGCTGCCCAGTCGTCCGTGCTGGACGCCACCAGTGGCGCCGGCAACGCGGTGGACGGCAGCCGCGACGGCGCCTGGGCGCGGGGCTCCTGCGCCCACACGCTGGAGGAGCCGGAGCCCTGGTGGCGGGTGGACCTGGGCGCCCGGCGCGCCGTCTACGCCGTGCTGGTGCAGAACCGCCGCGACTGCTGCTGGGAGCAGCTCAAGGGCGCCGAGGTCCGCGTGGGCGACTCGCCGgacgcccggggccggcggcacggCGT CTGCGGCATCATCACGGACGCCGGCCCCGGCTCGCTGAGCGCCGTGTGCTGCCACGGGCTGCGCGGCCGCTACGTCTCGGTGCTGCTGCCGGGGCGGACGGCCGCGCTGGCGCTGTGCGaggtggaggtgctgctgcagggctgcgcCCCACTGCCCGGAG CCCCCAACGTGGCGCGGGATCAGTGGGCGACGCAGTCCTCCACGGCGGCGAGCTCCGGCGCGGCGGCCAAGGCGGTGGACGGCAACCGCGACGGCGTCTGGCAGCGCGGCTCCTGCAGCCACACGCGGCGCGAGCGGCAGCCCTGGTGGGCCGTGGACCTGGGCGCCCGGCACGCCGTCTGGGCCGTGCTGGTGCAGAACCGCCGCGACTGCTGCTGGGAACGCCTGCGCGGCGCCCGGGTGCACGTCGGCGACGCCGCCGGCGAGCGCGCCAGCAGCAACCCCGT CTGCGGCGTCATCACGGACGCGGGGCCCGGGTCGCTGAGCACCGTGTGCtgcgaggggctgcagggccgctACGTCTCCGTCAGCATTCCCGGCCGGGAGGAGCAGCTGGCGCTCTGCGAGGTCGAGGTCTACGGCACCTCGTCGGGCTGGTGA
- the MFSD3 gene encoding major facilitator superfamily domain-containing protein 3 gives MAPGPGRRLAALGVLYFVQGLPQGLQTGLLPLRLRGAGLPLTHLGLARGLLLPWLLKPLWAPAADRCRAPAAWLALSTGALALGSLACALLPPPAAGLPALAAPLLLLNLLAALQDAALDAAAARLLPPRQLGRAGALQVVAYKLGAAAAAAGGGLLAAPRRPGPAAAAAATLLAAAASSLAALYVWRAPELRLAPRHPPPASSLRPARLLRELLRAPGTATMAGFVLLYKLGEQGAGSVFPLFLLERGFTARQLGFWNGAVAAGFSVAGSLLGGELVAARRPPLSLLKTFLLLRFCSLSLQTLLVFAYRGGIFAYRAAAVLSDCAQHLFAGTVTTLTFSAMMQCTQGADASIQATHYSFLATLEVLGKLAFSTVAGGVVEQLGFPGGFCCFLALCLLALLYAAEAFPTGS, from the exons ATG gcgccggggccgggccggcggctggCGGCGCTGGGCGTCCTCTACTTCGTGCAGGGGCTGCCGCAGGGGCTGCAGACGGGGCTGCTGCCGCTGCGGCTGCGCGGCGCCGGGCTGCCCCTGACCCACCTCGGCCTGGCCCGCGGCCTCCTCCTGCCCTGGCTCCTGAAGCCCCTGTGGGCCCCCGCCGCCgaccgctgccgggccccggcggcctgGCTGGCGCTGAGCACCGGCGCGCTGGCGCTGGGCAGCCTGGCCTgcgccctgctgccgccgcccgccgccggcctgcCCGCCCTGgcggccccgctgctgctgctcaacctgctggcagccctgcagGACGCGGCGCTggacgccgccgccgctcgcctccTGCCGCCGCGCCAGCTGGGCCGCGCCGGCGCCCTCCAGGTGGTCGCCTACAAgctgggcgccgccgccgccgctgccggcggggggctgctggctgccccgcggcgccccggccccgcggccgccgccgccgccaccctgctggccgccgccgccagcagccTGGCCGCCCTCTACGTCTGGAGGGCGCCCGAGCTGCGGCTCGCCCCACGGCACCCACCGCCGGCGTCGAGCCTCCGCCCCGCACGCCTcctgcgggagctgctgcgggCGCCCGGCACCGCCACCATGGCCGGCTTCGTCCTCCTCTACAAGCTCG GCGAGCAGGGCGCCGGCAGCGTGTTCCCCCTCTTCCTGCTGGAGCGCGGCTTCACGGCGCGGCAGCTGGGCTTCTGGAACGGCGCCGTGGCCGCCGGCTTCTCCGTGGCCGGCTCCCTGCTGGGCGGCGAGCTGGTGGCCGCGCGGAG GCCGCCCCTGTCCCTGCTCAAGACCTTCCTGCTGCTGCGCTTCTGCAGCCTGAGCCTGCAGACCCTGCTGGTGTTCGCCTACCGCGGAGGCATCTTCGCTTACAGGG CCGCCGCAGTCCTGAGCGACTGCGCCCAGCACCTCTTCGCCGGGACCGTCACCACGCTGACGTTCAGCGCCATGATGCAGTGCACGCAGGGGGCGGACGCGAGCATTCAG GCCACCCACTACAGCTTCCTGGCCACGCTGGAGGTGCTGGGCAAGCTGGCGTTCAGCACCGTGGCGGGCGGCGTCGTGGAGCAGCTCGGCTTCCCCGGCGGCTTCTGCTGCTTCCTCGCCCTCTGCCTCCTCGCCTTGCTCTACGCCGCCGAGGCCTTTCCCACCGGGAGCTGA